GGCAGGTACTCGTTCGCCAGGAAGTCGCGGTAGCGCCGGATGGCGGGGCGAATCTCCGCCTCCGCCACGCGCTCCAGCGCCTTGGCGAACTCGGGGGTGGAGTCACGCCGGGCGGGGCTGTAGAAGGGGAGGTCGGCGGTGGGAGTCGCCAGCAGCGCGTCCATCTGCTCGATCACGCTCCGGACGCCGCTCTTCGGCGCCGTGTACCCCAGCCGGAGCCCCTCGCGCAGGTTCGCGACCTCGGTGTCCAGGAAGGCGGGGAGCGCGCCGAATCGCTGCAGCGCCTTCTGCCGGAGCTCCGGAGTCCCCACCGGCTGCACGCTGGAGAGGAAGGCGAAGCCCGCCTGCCACCCCGTGTAGGTGGGGCTCACCGCCCAGAGCTCGCCCCGACAGGCGCGCAGTCCGACCCGCGACTCCAGAGCCTCGCGCAGGAAGGCGTACGTCAGGTAGTCCGGGGTGCCGGTCAGCGGGGTGGGATCGATCGCCCGCACCCGGGTGAGCCAGGCGTCTTCCCGCTCCTGCCACCCCCGCAGGGCCTCGAGGGAGTTGTCCGGCAGCCGTCCGTGCTCCGCCTCGGGCCACCCCGCCGTCGTCGCGGCGGTGGGATTCCGGACGAAGTGCTCGCGGACGTATTCGTCGGCGAGGGCGCGAACCCGCGAGGCGGTCTCCTCCCGGGGAGCGGAGGCGGCCGCCATCACCTCCGTGGGGGCGGCGGGCGGGGTTCGAGGGGCGCACGCCCCCAGCAGCAGGGGAAGGATCGTCCAGCGGATCGGTCGGGTCATCGCCTCCCTCCTCGGGTAAACGTTCGGATTCGAAGAATGGGTGGAACCCCCTGTCGGCGCGAGCCCACGGCCCCTCCTACCGCGGCGCCCCCTCCACCAGCTCCCGGTAGAACTCCAGCGTCTGTTCCGCGATCGCGGCCCAGCTGAACCGCGCCAGCACCCGCGCCCGCGCCGCCTCCCCCATCCTCGCCCGCCGCCCGGGGTCCTCCATCAGCTCGTTGACCGCCGCCGCCAGCGCGCGCGAGAACGCCTCCGGGTCGCGCGGCTCCGCCGACCCGCCGGCCTTCTCCTCGAACGCCACGAGCAGCCCCGTCTCCCCCGGGACGACGATCTCCGGAATCCCGCCCACCGCCGAAGCCACGACCGGCGTCTCGCACGCCATGGCCTCCAGGTTGATGATCCCGAACGGCTCGTACACCGAGGGACAGACGAACACCGCCGCGTGCGAGTAGAGGGCGATGACGTCCTCTCGGGCGATCATCTCCGGGATCCACACGATCGCCGCCGACGCCTCGCGCCGGGCCTCCTCCACCAGCCCCGCCATCTCCGCGCCGATCTCCTCCGTGTCCGGCGCCCCGGCGCAGAGCACCACCTGCACCCCCGGCTCCAGGTGCCGGATGGCGCGCACCAGGTGCAGGATCCCCTTCTGCCGGGTGATCCGCCCCACGAACAGGACGATGGGCACGTCCGGGTCCACCCCCAGCCGGCGAAGCGTCGCCGGGTCGGGGCGGGGGCGGTACTCCTCCGGGTCG
This DNA window, taken from Longimicrobiaceae bacterium, encodes the following:
- the glgA gene encoding glycogen synthase, which gives rise to MRIALFSNEYPPHVYGGAGVHVEYLSRELARLDGGAHRVDVFAFGEQREDRGSLHVHGIPPAPPVPAQDPRHARLLDALARNLAMAGAAEAPDVVHCHTWYSHLAGCLARHLTGARLVLTTHSLEPHRPWKVEQLGTAYHASSWVERTAYGNADGVVAVSEAMNRDVQALYGVPAERVRVIHNGIDPEEYRPRPDPATLRRLGVDPDVPIVLFVGRITRQKGILHLVRAIRHLEPGVQVVLCAGAPDTEEIGAEMAGLVEEARREASAAIVWIPEMIAREDVIALYSHAAVFVCPSVYEPFGIINLEAMACETPVVASAVGGIPEIVVPGETGLLVAFEEKAGGSAEPRDPEAFSRALAAAVNELMEDPGRRARMGEAARARVLARFSWAAIAEQTLEFYRELVEGAPR